The following proteins are co-located in the Flectobacillus major DSM 103 genome:
- a CDS encoding PAS domain S-box protein: MQNIVNHIVEDTNVGFWDWNISENIQYCNAIFTKILGIQLPSVSTSTAFWLDTLVVEDKVLFITYFQALLTESHDTTFTCGLRFLHPSGRVVDTMVCFNILEKDSAGKVQRITGNFWDITAQKQWTTTLQRTESLYSKSSELARIGGWELEIASKTLFSTKIAKQIMGLDEYYTPALEEILAFCKKEVDKQRFLEAIAIAQQEHKSFELEFEIITAQQKNIWIRTTGEAHIVGGICDKIIGVFQEITKQKQAEERLNVIFEYSTDAHLLFDETGILDCNTAAVKMLGCSNKEQLLACHPAQFSPEFQPDGRRSDEKSREMDALATQKGYHRFEWLHTRFNGEIFLAEVSLNPVKINDKRALLVVWHDITERKIAEEKLKQSETILSETQSLTHSASWVIDLESHISCYSAEAFRIFELNTPSLALSAEETISLIHPNDRDLYLSTLQHASMSGEPFSIDLRIVLPNGHIKYLQKIGKPTVDTQGNIKKIYGAILDVTKSKKIEQAIHLKQEQLRNFIEYTPAAIAMFDKNMNYIAASNIWKVSYRLDDLEIIGKNHYEVFPEINDTWKAIHQRCLKGEVLNSNEDSFTRLDGREEWLRWEIRPWFEKEDEIGGIIMFTEVITEQIEAKSTLIKAKEQAEQAAIAKTQFLSTMSHEIRTPMNAVIGITHLLMQNSREDQLEYLKILKFSAENLLVLINDILDFNKIEAGKIEFEEVDFSIKDLLGNIRAALLQKAVDKGIQLKLMIDDDLPEAVKGDSVRIGQIITNLVSNAVKFTDKGKVTISAALVKKDSEFTTINFEVRDTGIGIPQEKWEHIFESFTQASSETTRKYGGTGLGLTITKRLLEMQGSKINLESTPNEGSVFYFDLKLRNSSFQFKRIETLTPQQQYRSLKGLKLLIADDNQINIIVAKQFLKRWEVECDVAENGLLALQMVQQTDYDLVLMDLQMPELDGYEATRQIRSLGNEYYSQLPIIALTASAMLDIKDKAFAVGMNDYISKPFNPDELYRKISLHSEDKTKMSA; encoded by the coding sequence ATGCAAAATATTGTAAATCATATTGTTGAGGATACAAATGTTGGTTTCTGGGATTGGAATATCAGCGAAAATATACAGTACTGTAATGCTATTTTTACAAAAATATTAGGGATACAACTCCCAAGTGTTTCGACTTCCACTGCATTTTGGTTAGATACCTTGGTAGTCGAAGATAAGGTGTTGTTTATAACCTATTTCCAAGCATTATTGACTGAATCTCACGACACAACTTTTACCTGTGGGTTGCGTTTTTTGCATCCGTCGGGGAGGGTTGTCGACACAATGGTATGTTTTAATATTTTGGAAAAAGACTCGGCAGGTAAGGTTCAGCGCATTACGGGTAATTTTTGGGATATTACTGCTCAAAAACAATGGACGACAACTTTACAACGAACCGAAAGCCTGTATAGTAAATCAAGCGAACTGGCTCGGATTGGCGGTTGGGAACTCGAAATAGCCTCTAAAACCTTGTTTAGCACTAAGATCGCTAAACAAATCATGGGTTTAGACGAGTATTATACGCCAGCGTTAGAGGAAATACTTGCTTTTTGCAAAAAAGAGGTTGATAAACAGCGGTTTCTTGAAGCCATCGCAATAGCCCAACAAGAACATAAATCTTTTGAACTGGAATTTGAAATAATAACCGCTCAACAAAAAAATATTTGGATAAGAACCACAGGCGAAGCCCATATTGTAGGGGGTATTTGTGACAAAATAATAGGCGTTTTTCAAGAAATTACCAAGCAAAAACAGGCCGAAGAAAGGCTCAATGTAATTTTTGAGTATTCTACCGATGCCCACTTGCTTTTTGATGAAACAGGTATTCTCGATTGTAATACAGCCGCTGTAAAAATGCTTGGCTGTAGCAACAAAGAGCAGTTACTGGCGTGTCATCCTGCCCAATTTTCACCAGAGTTTCAGCCAGATGGCCGTCGCTCGGACGAAAAATCAAGGGAAATGGATGCCTTAGCAACCCAGAAAGGTTATCACCGATTTGAATGGCTACATACGCGCTTCAATGGTGAGATTTTTTTGGCAGAAGTATCGCTAAATCCTGTCAAAATCAATGATAAAAGGGCTTTGTTGGTGGTATGGCATGATATTACTGAACGCAAAATAGCGGAGGAAAAACTGAAACAAAGCGAAACTATTTTGTCTGAAACACAGTCGCTTACTCATAGTGCAAGCTGGGTGATTGATTTGGAAAGTCATATAAGTTGTTACTCGGCTGAAGCTTTTCGGATTTTTGAGCTAAATACGCCCTCGTTGGCGTTGTCGGCAGAAGAAACTATTAGCCTGATTCACCCCAATGATAGGGACTTGTACCTGTCAACACTTCAGCATGCGAGTATGTCGGGCGAGCCATTTAGTATAGATTTACGCATTGTTTTGCCCAATGGGCATATTAAATATTTGCAGAAAATTGGTAAACCAACCGTTGATACACAAGGTAATATCAAGAAAATATATGGTGCAATATTAGATGTAACAAAAAGTAAAAAAATAGAGCAGGCTATTCATCTAAAACAAGAACAGCTAAGAAATTTTATCGAATATACTCCAGCAGCTATTGCTATGTTCGACAAAAATATGAATTATATTGCCGCTAGTAATATCTGGAAAGTATCTTATCGTTTGGATGACCTAGAAATTATCGGGAAAAATCACTACGAGGTTTTTCCTGAAATTAATGATACTTGGAAAGCTATTCATCAGCGTTGTTTGAAAGGAGAGGTCTTGAATTCTAATGAAGATTCTTTTACAAGGCTTGATGGGCGAGAAGAATGGTTACGATGGGAGATTCGCCCTTGGTTCGAGAAAGAAGATGAAATTGGTGGTATCATTATGTTTACGGAAGTAATAACCGAACAAATAGAGGCCAAAAGTACCCTGATAAAAGCTAAAGAACAGGCCGAACAGGCGGCAATTGCCAAGACACAGTTTTTGTCGACCATGAGTCACGAAATCCGAACGCCTATGAATGCTGTAATTGGTATTACGCATTTGTTGATGCAGAATTCGCGTGAAGACCAGTTGGAGTATTTGAAAATACTCAAGTTTTCAGCCGAAAATTTGCTAGTACTCATCAATGATATTTTGGATTTCAACAAAATTGAGGCTGGGAAAATAGAGTTTGAAGAAGTAGATTTTAGTATAAAAGATTTATTGGGCAATATTCGGGCGGCATTACTCCAGAAAGCTGTCGACAAGGGTATTCAGCTCAAACTAATGATAGACGATGATTTGCCAGAAGCCGTAAAAGGCGATTCGGTAAGAATAGGACAGATTATAACGAATCTTGTAAGTAATGCCGTGAAGTTTACCGATAAAGGCAAAGTTACGATTTCGGCCGCATTGGTTAAGAAAGATAGCGAATTTACAACGATTAATTTTGAGGTAAGAGATACAGGTATTGGGATTCCACAAGAAAAGTGGGAGCATATTTTCGAGAGCTTCACTCAAGCCAGCTCCGAAACAACCCGTAAATATGGTGGCACTGGATTGGGCCTTACTATCACCAAACGACTTTTGGAGATGCAGGGCAGTAAAATAAATTTAGAGAGTACTCCAAACGAAGGCTCTGTATTTTATTTTGATTTAAAACTTAGAAATAGCTCTTTCCAATTTAAACGAATAGAAACTTTGACTCCTCAACAACAATATAGAAGCCTAAAAGGTCTAAAATTGCTTATCGCCGACGATAATCAGATTAATATTATTGTAGCAAAACAGTTCCTCAAAAGATGGGAAGTGGAGTGCGATGTAGCCGAAAATGGACTATTGGCCTTACAAATGGTACAACAAACCGACTACGATTTGGTACTAATGGATTTGCAAATGCCCGAGCTAGATGGCTATGAGGCTACCCGACAAATCAGGAGCTTAGGCAACGAATATTATAGCCAATTACCGATTATTGCCCTAACGGCCTCGGCTATGTTAGATATTAAAGATAAGGCTTTTGCTGTTGGAATGAACGATTATATTAGCAAGCCTTTCAATCCAGACGAGTTATATCGCAAAATTTCACTTCATAGTGAAGACAAAACAAAAATGTCGGCATAA
- a CDS encoding GMC family oxidoreductase: MNIPSLLNLRGYLKNDSLDTTKPLLSLLLTCCIQAILTGGLLYWAQNESILVFGKVYFAGKTWSTCWFIFKINILFLTPLLFVFRKSSSIFLFILAFIPYFLLELALFQSHQAQKNVWLDWTLNQTVWLGAINNPFLKIIAWVSFSSLIYTILTLFLSRFIANFVLQYLPARGASHAQYQALFGQAWAQESIPTPQRDIGFWLLRLAGFGYLGFWAVLAIGQLGASPWPESLQYMINMSNANPALALNTYIKEWIMIMLTFLGAYNRSLRYYVCVVLVAGHLFSTTFTLLFYLNPSDTITYRDYLLTSTFVEGSLMSIFIFVLFKYRSYRQPFMAQNDFPINFSIPMTLTQWLYIGLTVVFFGIGLGILITRIWGNLTQGFGIIFSEPDPMVGNTITLYVTLGTITLLLIKRDKLRQHFTNLLVFPLLLGAVVSIIWIIFADINIQTQHGIFSDIDWYFGLYALVSMAIAGITVAIRQMYYRIDCGVNTLSSAAAVNIAALVQALGAEKNILIDDAKNLAAILSSVDQYIGGIKGRKRGLLNLPFGLLEHIFNTLFGMHPPFSSMERSEQRYFLNQYLFRNDLQRQQSAVPLLADLAYQIGLSLNALTMFAYYSNQNIRHHIGYVPVDARDRLQGNTASANPPFKQVAQLPKDENDPLNFAEVQQEQLVAPRVSTPTHEANLPTEVDYLIIGSGAGGATAAYRLVDCIRQKYTDTSGRVDETAVKQEAAKILVIERGNRLQALQDFQDNELEMMKKIYKEGGLQQTKKFTMTLLQGECVGGTTVSNNAVCFRMPDEVSENWQKNFGIDTKKIIAEYDQIEQELHIKELSERGINQAVKQKFVAGIAGYNLTMASKDQLKPAAVLKVNHLHNIGDGNWNLGNKRLRKRSMLETYIPWAEYWGVQVISNWTAARFTPDASATKAEYVLLRADNGEIRQVKVNKALIVAGGVIASSHFLMRSQVNNPQIGQEVSCNFGMPLAFQFDTTINAFDGEQITMYTESLNPEASTIKSGVVFETYFNPPAAFALACMPFFFEKRDAFMDQYTKLLNFGSLIGSEAKGSIQAKADIFNGQAFSWELGEIDVERIKYAIITLIKIGQAAGAKKVIVPTKPGILLDLQNAGEVNDFIEAFKDYPLQITDLFVGTAHPQGGNKMAGERFAGHRVVNQDFQLEGYNNVFVADASVFPTSINVNPQLTIMAMSSLAAKKIYAKFG; encoded by the coding sequence ATGAATATACCGTCGTTACTGAACCTACGAGGCTACCTAAAAAATGACTCTCTCGACACCACAAAACCCTTACTGAGCTTATTACTCACCTGTTGTATACAGGCTATCCTGACAGGAGGGTTGCTATACTGGGCCCAAAATGAATCTATTCTTGTATTTGGCAAAGTGTATTTTGCAGGCAAAACATGGAGTACCTGCTGGTTTATTTTCAAAATAAACATCCTTTTTCTTACTCCTCTCCTTTTTGTCTTTCGTAAATCTAGCTCTATATTCCTGTTTATACTGGCTTTTATTCCTTATTTTTTACTGGAACTGGCCCTATTTCAATCGCATCAGGCTCAAAAAAATGTGTGGCTCGATTGGACACTTAACCAGACAGTATGGCTGGGGGCAATCAATAATCCTTTTTTAAAAATCATTGCTTGGGTATCATTTAGTTCGTTGATATATACCATATTAACATTATTTCTATCAAGATTCATTGCCAATTTTGTATTACAATACCTTCCTGCTCGTGGGGCTAGCCATGCCCAATACCAAGCCCTATTTGGCCAAGCATGGGCACAAGAAAGTATCCCAACACCACAACGAGATATTGGCTTTTGGTTGCTCCGTTTGGCAGGCTTTGGCTATTTGGGTTTTTGGGCTGTTTTGGCCATCGGGCAGCTTGGGGCAAGCCCATGGCCCGAGTCGCTGCAATACATGATTAATATGAGCAATGCCAATCCTGCTTTGGCACTGAATACCTATATCAAAGAGTGGATTATGATTATGCTTACGTTTTTGGGAGCTTATAATCGTAGCCTCCGCTATTATGTATGTGTAGTTTTGGTGGCTGGTCATTTGTTTTCTACCACTTTTACTTTACTGTTTTACCTGAACCCATCAGATACTATTACCTATCGAGACTATCTGCTCACATCTACTTTTGTGGAAGGCTCGTTAATGTCGATTTTTATCTTTGTACTTTTCAAATACCGCAGTTATCGGCAGCCATTTATGGCACAAAACGACTTCCCTATCAACTTCTCTATTCCGATGACCCTTACTCAATGGTTATATATTGGCTTGACTGTTGTGTTTTTTGGAATAGGTTTGGGCATTTTAATTACTCGAATATGGGGAAATCTCACCCAAGGGTTTGGTATTATTTTCTCTGAACCCGACCCTATGGTTGGTAATACTATCACCCTATATGTTACCTTAGGAACAATTACATTACTGCTTATTAAGCGAGACAAGCTTCGGCAACATTTTACCAATCTATTGGTATTTCCATTGCTACTGGGTGCTGTGGTATCGATTATATGGATTATTTTTGCCGATATTAACATCCAAACTCAGCACGGTATTTTCTCGGATATAGACTGGTATTTTGGCTTGTATGCATTGGTAAGTATGGCTATTGCAGGAATTACTGTGGCTATTCGCCAAATGTATTATCGTATAGACTGTGGCGTAAATACCCTTAGCTCTGCGGCGGCTGTTAATATTGCGGCACTGGTACAGGCATTAGGGGCAGAAAAAAATATCTTGATTGACGATGCCAAAAATTTAGCAGCAATCCTGTCGTCTGTCGACCAATATATTGGAGGTATCAAGGGTAGAAAAAGAGGTTTACTCAACCTTCCTTTTGGTTTGCTAGAGCATATATTCAATACTCTTTTTGGAATGCACCCTCCATTTTCGTCGATGGAACGCAGCGAACAACGGTATTTTCTGAATCAATATTTGTTTAGAAATGACCTACAACGCCAACAGTCGGCTGTGCCATTATTGGCGGATTTGGCTTATCAGATTGGCCTTTCGCTGAATGCCCTTACAATGTTTGCGTATTATTCTAACCAAAATATACGACACCATATTGGTTATGTACCTGTAGATGCCCGTGACCGCCTACAAGGGAATACTGCTTCGGCCAATCCACCCTTCAAACAGGTAGCACAATTGCCCAAAGACGAAAATGACCCACTCAATTTTGCTGAAGTGCAGCAAGAACAGCTTGTTGCACCAAGAGTAAGTACCCCTACACATGAGGCTAACTTGCCTACCGAAGTCGATTATCTTATTATTGGCTCAGGAGCAGGCGGTGCTACCGCAGCGTATAGGTTGGTAGACTGTATTCGTCAAAAATATACCGATACGTCGGGGCGTGTCGATGAAACAGCTGTAAAACAAGAAGCTGCAAAAATATTGGTTATTGAACGAGGAAACCGCCTCCAAGCTTTACAGGATTTTCAGGACAATGAACTTGAAATGATGAAAAAGATATATAAAGAAGGAGGACTTCAGCAAACCAAAAAGTTTACTATGACCCTTTTACAAGGCGAGTGTGTAGGTGGTACAACTGTAAGCAACAATGCTGTGTGTTTTAGAATGCCTGATGAGGTTAGTGAGAATTGGCAAAAAAACTTTGGTATTGATACCAAAAAAATCATAGCCGAATACGACCAAATAGAGCAAGAACTTCATATCAAAGAATTAAGTGAACGAGGTATTAATCAAGCCGTAAAACAGAAATTTGTAGCGGGTATTGCAGGATATAACCTAACAATGGCCTCTAAAGACCAGCTCAAGCCTGCGGCTGTACTGAAGGTAAACCACCTCCATAATATAGGCGATGGTAATTGGAATTTGGGAAATAAACGACTTCGTAAACGCTCGATGCTCGAAACCTATATTCCTTGGGCTGAATATTGGGGTGTTCAGGTAATTTCAAACTGGACAGCAGCACGTTTTACGCCCGATGCTTCAGCAACCAAAGCCGAGTATGTATTATTACGAGCCGACAATGGCGAAATCAGACAAGTAAAGGTCAATAAAGCCCTAATTGTGGCGGGTGGAGTTATAGCAAGTAGCCATTTCCTGATGCGAAGCCAAGTTAATAATCCTCAAATCGGACAGGAAGTGAGTTGTAATTTTGGTATGCCGCTGGCATTTCAGTTCGACACTACCATCAATGCTTTTGATGGCGAACAAATTACCATGTATACTGAAAGCCTAAATCCTGAGGCTTCGACTATCAAAAGTGGCGTTGTGTTTGAAACCTATTTCAATCCTCCTGCAGCCTTTGCATTGGCTTGTATGCCTTTCTTTTTTGAAAAAAGAGATGCCTTTATGGATCAATACACCAAGCTCCTCAACTTTGGTAGCCTTATTGGCTCGGAAGCCAAAGGCAGTATTCAGGCCAAGGCTGATATATTCAATGGACAAGCTTTTAGCTGGGAACTGGGCGAAATAGATGTAGAAAGAATTAAATATGCTATTATTACGCTTATTAAAATAGGGCAAGCGGCCGGGGCAAAAAAAGTAATTGTACCTACCAAGCCCGGTATTTTGCTCGACCTACAAAATGCAGGCGAAGTAAACGACTTTATTGAGGCTTTCAAGGATTATCCTCTTCAAATCACAGATTTATTTGTAGGAACAGCCCATCCACAAGGAGGCAATAAAATGGCTGGCGAACGATTTGCTGGACATCGAGTTGTCAATCAAGATTTTCAATTAGAAGGTTACAACAACGTATTTGTGGCCGATGCGTCGGTGTTTCCTACAAGTATCAATGTAAACCCACAATTGACAATTATGGCTATGAGTTCGCTGGCAGCCAAGAAAATTTATGCCAAATTTGGCTGA
- a CDS encoding DUF6686 family protein — protein sequence MKSESKKTHKILVNTTNGFVSQCTCCTDVQVQYKNILLAFEWANLMVFLKRLNDAPTGESYYIVELLHSKEDSRSVTQVAAAGIYLSSSEIIEFRNMLTLACQRLDLDLIFRNSINPN from the coding sequence ATGAAATCTGAAAGCAAAAAAACACATAAAATATTAGTCAATACCACCAATGGTTTTGTTAGCCAATGTACTTGCTGTACCGATGTTCAGGTACAATATAAAAATATTTTATTAGCTTTTGAATGGGCCAACCTGATGGTCTTTTTGAAAAGGCTTAATGATGCTCCAACAGGCGAGTCCTATTATATTGTTGAATTATTACACTCGAAAGAAGATTCACGTTCTGTAACACAAGTAGCCGCTGCGGGTATTTACTTGAGCAGTAGCGAAATAATAGAATTTAGAAATATGTTGACCTTAGCTTGTCAACGCTTAGACCTTGATTTAATTTTCAGAAATTCAATCAACCCAAATTAA